One Amaranthus tricolor cultivar Red isolate AtriRed21 chromosome 1, ASM2621246v1, whole genome shotgun sequence DNA window includes the following coding sequences:
- the LOC130822506 gene encoding myb family transcription factor PHL5-like, translating into MSNQKIDFREQVQESNGVISDCMVELGSKDSQFMSLREPWNMGNCMGGGVDSLQPQNVLPVNLSTTIASRFCPQVPGFSAPERYAGLPYDQQINNPTFSSRCSRNYDLGYRSYPCSTEGFSADLAEPDGSDLQSRSTVQAAAKSLLYGDQSQFYAPVKTFGGPCSNYSGSDHIQQLKNKLFVDFANSDRRNYLFPINEKQDLSVLDKSYDSPHGQLSFSCQGDKQALRPLGVEPLNPGNSFSSGASVSSKTRIRWTTDLHEKFVECVNRLGGADKATPKAILKLMNADGLTIFHVKSHLQKYRIAKYMPNSNEGKSERSSSLNDVTQLDAKAGIQLKEALQLQLDVQRRLHEQLEIQRNLQRRIEEQGRQLKMMFDQQQKTRQTLLGDQNSDNMSPNGPSFSLDEVQLSSEEGSGCNNFQSKIS; encoded by the exons ATGAGTAATCAAAAGATTGATTTTCGGGAGCAAGTTCAGGAGAGTAATGGGGTTATTAGTGATTGTATGGTGGAACTCGGGAGCAAGGACTCCCAGTTTATGAGTCTCCGGGAGCCTTGGAACATGGGTAATTGCATGGGAGGAGGGGTAGACTCTTTGCAGCCTCAAAATGTTTTGCCTGTCAATCTTTCAACTACAATCGCAAGTCGCTTTTGCCCACAGGTTCCTGGTTTTTCTGCCCCTGAACGATATGCAGGCCTTCCTTATGATCAACAAATCAACAACCCAACTTTTTCCTCCCGGTGTTCAAGGAATTATGATTTGGGTTATCGATCATATCCTTGTTCTACAGAAGGATTCTCTGCTGACTTAGCTGAACCTGATGGGTCTGACCTGCAATCTAGAAGCACCGTGCAAGCAGCTGCAAAATCTTTACTTTATGGTGATCAAAGTCAATTTTATGCTCCTGTGAAAACCTTTGGTGGTCCGTGTAGTAATTACTCGGGAAGTGATCACATTCAGCAGCTGAAGAATaaattatttgttgattttgCAAATTCAGATCGGAGGAACTATTTATTTCCAATTAATGAGAAGCAGGATCTTAGT GTTTTGGACAAATCTTATGATTCCCCTCATGGTCAGTTGAGTTTTTCCTGTCAAGGAGATAAACAGGCACTTAGACCCTTAGGGGTTGAGCCCTTGAATCCTGGGAATTCTTTCTCGTCTGGGGCTtcagtttcaagcaaaacacgAATAAGATGGACTACGGACCTCCATGAGAAATTCGTGGAATGTGTAAACCGTCTTGGTGGTGCAGACA aGGCAACCCCAAAGGCAATATTGAAACTAATGAATGCTGATGGATTGACCATTTTCCATGTTAAAAGCCATCTACAG AAATATAGGATTGCTAAGTACATGCCTAATTCTAATGAAG GAAAATCAGAAAGAAGTAGTAGCTTGAATGATGTTACACAACTTGACGCTAAAGC TGGCATACAACTGAAGGAGGCCTTACAACTTCAACTGGATGTCCAAAGGCGTCTCCATGAACAATTAGAG ATTCAACGGAATCTGCAAAGGaggattgaagaacaaggcAGACAACTGAAAATGATGTTTGATCAGCAACAGAAGACAAGACAAACCCTTTTGGGTGATCAAAATTCCGATAATATGTCCCCAAACGGCCCCTCGTTTAGTCTCGATGAAGTTCAATTGTCAAGCGAAGAAGGTTCAGGGTGTAACAACTTCCAATCCAAGATTAGTTAG